A section of the Metabacillus endolithicus genome encodes:
- a CDS encoding helix-turn-helix domain-containing protein, whose translation MSDLLIGKLIKELRKGNNMTMVDFAKKIKISQPSLSKIESGRQEVSFSLLESICHEFGITRSHFFQMVERDSIYHQPSPVIDLEEPIDANKEIENKIGELVSKMTFEQKRALFIFLFSSSRE comes from the coding sequence ATGAGCGATTTATTAATTGGAAAATTAATCAAGGAACTGAGAAAAGGAAATAATATGACTATGGTTGATTTTGCAAAAAAAATTAAGATATCTCAGCCGTCCTTATCTAAAATTGAATCTGGAAGACAAGAGGTATCATTTTCCCTATTAGAATCTATTTGTCATGAATTTGGAATTACTAGAAGTCATTTTTTTCAGATGGTTGAAAGAGATAGCATATATCATCAACCATCTCCTGTAATTGATTTAGAGGAACCTATTGATGCGAACAAGGAAATTGAGAATAAAATTGGAGAGTTAGTTTCAAAGATGACGTTTGAACAAAAAAGAGCATTGTTCATTTTTTTATTTTCCAGTAGCAGGGAATAA
- a CDS encoding SIR2 family NAD-dependent protein deacylase, translating into MTEILEKLGVLAAQQRLVPFMGAGCSASMMPDWDSLVMEMAEGIGHTSATFDNLDIAQKYVDTFGRDKFCEFLQSKLEITDFDDGKGYIHLTMMNMGVPAIYTTNQDNVMEKAFEKYGRKHRIIVQLKDFAEVKLSELLYIKFHGDLNNPETIVFTKEDYKKRMSDPLNALNIRLRADLLAKNLLFVGYSFRDINIQEMFAELQEAFYGQLPNSYMIAYRYSSELQSLCDKYGIVLIDPMKEIPDAKGYSEAFETFLKYMLEEARSKKFDDEMKEFFTPSSPIPVKVVSKQEVILLQETIKKNPFSTSIKLFREICDISDIPSDYESHIVDAFVELAKKAESDKDTESLNAAIFNLHLKNLLNKFNVLAALMASANVRTPKSEYGGDRFFISMKGIKEATYIVIAAKAIEYIYRWGRKPTAPFSWNVDQWIERGSDIKVLPEQIQSYVTKWVDKMREDCKTVAEHPINRQQRLLKISPFASTSVSLTADEIDILRELMNLEL; encoded by the coding sequence ATGACTGAAATACTTGAAAAATTAGGTGTTTTAGCTGCTCAACAAAGATTAGTCCCATTTATGGGAGCCGGTTGTTCAGCTTCTATGATGCCGGATTGGGATTCCTTAGTAATGGAAATGGCAGAGGGAATAGGACATACATCTGCTACGTTTGATAATTTAGATATTGCTCAAAAATATGTAGATACATTTGGGAGAGATAAGTTCTGTGAGTTCCTACAAAGTAAGTTAGAAATCACAGACTTTGATGATGGAAAAGGGTATATTCATTTAACGATGATGAATATGGGTGTTCCTGCTATTTATACTACAAATCAAGATAATGTTATGGAAAAGGCGTTTGAAAAGTACGGAAGGAAACATAGAATTATTGTGCAATTAAAGGATTTTGCTGAAGTGAAACTGTCAGAATTACTCTATATAAAGTTTCATGGCGATCTCAATAATCCAGAAACCATTGTTTTTACAAAAGAAGATTATAAAAAAAGAATGAGCGATCCATTGAATGCGCTCAATATTCGCTTGCGAGCAGATTTGTTGGCAAAAAATTTGTTGTTCGTAGGTTATAGTTTTAGAGATATAAATATTCAGGAAATGTTTGCTGAACTTCAGGAAGCATTTTATGGACAGTTGCCAAACTCCTATATGATTGCATATAGGTATAGTAGTGAATTGCAGTCTTTGTGTGATAAATACGGAATTGTACTAATAGATCCAATGAAGGAAATACCTGATGCTAAAGGCTATTCAGAAGCCTTTGAAACCTTCCTAAAATATATGTTGGAAGAAGCAAGAAGCAAAAAATTTGACGATGAAATGAAAGAATTTTTCACACCATCTTCTCCTATACCTGTAAAGGTGGTAAGTAAGCAAGAAGTAATTCTTTTACAGGAAACAATAAAAAAGAATCCTTTTTCAACTAGTATTAAGTTATTTCGTGAAATCTGTGATATATCAGATATTCCCTCTGATTATGAAAGCCATATTGTCGATGCATTTGTTGAATTAGCTAAAAAAGCAGAAAGCGACAAAGATACAGAATCTTTAAATGCTGCTATTTTTAACTTGCATTTAAAAAATCTATTAAATAAATTTAATGTATTAGCAGCATTAATGGCTTCCGCTAATGTGAGAACTCCTAAGAGCGAGTATGGTGGAGATCGATTTTTTATATCTATGAAAGGAATCAAGGAAGCAACGTATATTGTCATTGCAGCGAAAGCAATTGAATACATCTATAGATGGGGAAGGAAGCCAACTGCCCCTTTTTCTTGGAATGTTGATCAATGGATAGAGAGAGGTTCAGACATTAAAGTTTTGCCAGAACAAATCCAGAGTTACGTAACAAAATGGGTAGATAAAATGAGAGAAGATTGCAAAACAGTTGCGGAACATCCGATTAACAGACAACAAAGGCTTCTTAAAATTTCTCCATTTGCTAGCACTTCAGTTAGTCTTACAGCTGATGAAATTGATATTTTAAGAGAATTAATGAATTTGGAATTGTAA